GCCCCGTTCCTTCTCATGCTCTTTTATACAGCCCCGCAGCATCTCGCGTGTAGGGTCAATCTCGCGCTGCTTGCGCTGTCGGAGGATCGCCTGCAGCAGCGACCAGGCATCGGCCTCAGCCTCGAAGAAATCCCGGCGATCGCCGAGCCGGTGGACGACGCGGATCACTCCCCAGGCCATCAACTCACGCAGGCTGCTCGAGACATTTGAGCGGGCGAGGACCAGCCGCTCGGCGATCTGCTCCGCGTTGAGGGGCTCCTCGGCCAGGTAGAGCAAAGCGTGGATCTGCGCCATGCTCCGGTTGATTCCCCAACGTGAACTCATTTCACCCCAGTGCAGGATGAACTGCTCCGCCGGAATGGACAGCTCGCTCATGGTTTGGACCCCCTCTCCACAACTCTAATTTCTGTCATTTCAGAAATTACTGCAATTAAAGGATCCTGTCAACTAAACTATGCGCCGATGGGAGGAGGTGAGATTATGGCGGCAGCAAGCAAAGTGCTGGTCCGGGGCACTCTTGAGGAGAAGGAGTAGGCGCACCGGGCGCATGTCATCCGGTCAGCCAGGGGTGAAAAAGAATTCAACGGATAACAAATCCAAAGAGAGACAATAATGAGCGAATCGGCAAATAAAATTTGTATCTTCTGTGCCTCAAGCCAGGCATGCCATGAGGATTATCACTCCGCGGCGTACCGGCTCGGACAAATATTGGCCGAGCATGGCTCAACAATTGTATATG
This window of the Candidatus Eisenbacteria bacterium genome carries:
- a CDS encoding MarR family transcriptional regulator translates to MSELSIPAEQFILHWGEMSSRWGINRSMAQIHALLYLAEEPLNAEQIAERLVLARSNVSSSLRELMAWGVIRVVHRLGDRRDFFEAEADAWSLLQAILRQRKQREIDPTREMLRGCIKEHEKERGGDVTSIQRMRELLELLETLVSWYEQMSRLSPSMQRKILRLGQKLA